Within Acuticoccus sediminis, the genomic segment GCGAGGCCGCCCTCCGTCACGATACGGCGCTTCTCCCGGTCCCAGGTCGCCTGATCGAAGCCGCGCACGTCCCGCCCGATCTGCTTCGCCTGCTTCGGGCTTGCGGCCATGTGGATCTGCCGCACCGCCGGCTCGTCACCGAAGAGGCGCGCCTTTTCGGCCATCATCCAGTGCTCGGCGGTCGGATAGCGGATGCCGTCCACCTCGAAGGCGGCGGGCCACCACTGGCTGAAGCAGGCGGTGGTGAGCTGCCCGTCCCTCGCGGGCTGGTGCCCCCAGAAGTACAGGAACTTCAGGCGCGACTTGGACTTGAACGCTGTTTCGAGGTGGGCACGGTCGTAGTCCATGCATCCACCCTCTAGTGCGGTCCCGCCCGGATGCGCAATGCACGGGTTTCGGATGTGTGCTCGCGTTCGCCGATCGGTCGGGTCAGACGAGAGGTGTGGCCGGTGTCGTCGCGAAAGGGGTTACCGTCACGTCGTGATGCGCCGGGTCGCCCTCCCCACCCCGGCTCTGACCGGAATCGGACCCGGATGCGGCAGTCGGGGTTCCTTCCGCACATCTGGAATGACCGTCTTTCGAAGGCGTCTTCATTTACCGATATGGTAATGGATTACCGTAAGGGGCGTATTTCCCGAAAACGGACTGATCGGTCGGAGTGATTTCGATGCGTTTCGAAGGCGCTGGCCCGGGTAACCCACGGGTTACCCGGGCCGCTCTGTGCTTTCGGCCGAAGGGCCGACCGCTGCCGGTAACCCGTGGGTTACGCCGCGCTGGATTTTGGGATGGCGAGGCCGAGTTCATCCTCGAAGCGCTGGATCGCGCGCTCGAGCGTCTCGCGGGGGACGTCGGTGAAGTCCCAGTCGGTGACGATGCGACATTCGCCGTCGCGGGCGGTGATCCTCATGGCGCCGACACGGAACTCCACCTTGTCGCGCCGGGTCGCGGGCGCCGCCTTGCGCGGGCTCCGCTCGCTTTCGCCGGAAGACAGGATGGCGGCGATCGCGGCCCCCTGCTCGTCCGGCGTGGCGCACGCGGCGAGCGCCGTCTGCAGACCGTCGAGACGCTCAGGCTGCGCCTTGACGATCCGCGCGAGGTCGACGCCGACGTTACGGCTCAGCTCCTTCGGCCACTTCAGCGACCCCTTCAGCTCCGTCAGCAGAAAGACGAAGCTGCGGATGTAGGACCGCTTCATCTTGTGGAGCGAGCCGTAGAGCCGGCCGACCATCGCCTCGGCGTCGTCGCCGTCGACCATCGGGTCGGCCGCAGCCGCGATCGCCACCTGCGCCATCTCGGCGAAGGTCAGATCCTCACGGATCACGTTCTCCTCGACCATGTCGATGTAGCGCGTCACCCGGTTGGCGGCCGCGCCCGCCTCGCCCGGCTCCACCCGCGCGACGATCTGCTCGAAGGACGGGTCGCCCGTCTCGGCGAAAAGCTGTCGCAGCGCGGTCAGGCGCCGCCATCCCTGCTTCAGCTGGTAACGCCCCGCGTCGTCGAGGTAGACCGCGACGGGCTCCTTCTGGCCGCGGGCCCGGATGGAGGACTTCAGCTCCTCCATCTCGTCCGACCCGGCGACCGCGTCGAGGTCGAGGCGGTCGCGCGGCAGGTCCGTCGTCTCGATGTCGCCGAGCGGGAGCGTCACCAGCACCCGGCCCTCGACCTGCGCGGAGCGCCAGGACTTGGCGTCCTCGGCGTTCCTGCGGCGTTGCTCGATCTTCGCCTCGGTGGTCTCCTGCAGGCTCTCGGCCGCCTCGCGGACGGCCGCGCCCATCGGCCCGACGGAGCGTTCGCGCTTCGTGGTGGTCACCTCTTCCAGCGGTCCGAACCCGAACTTGTTGCCGCTTCGCATGGGTCTCACCCCTTCCGGTTGCTGCTCGCTTCGGCGCGCCAGGCCGTCAACACCGTCTCACGCAGTTCCGCGTAAGCGCGGTCGAAACTCTGCCGTGCGCGCTTCCACGTATCACGCGTCATGTTGCGATAGTCCTGCTCGTAGACCGACATCTGGAACCGGCCGGACTGCTCCACCGCCCGTGTCATCTCGATCGGGTTGGCGCACACGTCCGCCCCGAAGACGTTGCGGAACGCGCCCATCATCGCCGAGTGCAGCGGATTGGACGACTCGTAGCGCGTCATCAGCAGACGGACGTCCGCGAACCGCTTCGGCAGCGCGATGCCGGCGTCCTCGGCCAAGGTCGCGTAGCCCTCGGCGATGTCGGCGAGCGCGTCGCCGAGCTGGCCGAGGTAGCTCGTCGTGGAATCGTACTCCCAGTAGCCGGGACCGGAGGGGATGTAGAGGATGTCCGCCGCGAACGCCGCGTTCAGCGACTGGTAGCCGATCGCCGGCGGGCAGTCGAAGATGATGAGGTCGTACTGGTCGTCCGGCAGCTCGTCGAGATAGCGCGCGACGCAGCCGAAGAACGACCACGCCTTGTGCAGCGAGCGGTACTGCGCGCTGGCGAACTCCACGAACGCCGCGTTGGCGCAGGACGGGATGATGTCGATGGTCGGCCAGCAGGTCTTCTGGATGAAGTCCTGGAACCGCTGCGCGCCGATCGACTGCACCGACTCCGGCAGTTCGTCCGAGGCGGGGTAGGGGCAGTCGTCGGGGTCATCGAAGCTCGCCGCGATCCGGTCCGCCTCGCGGCAGAGGTCGCGGCACATGATGCCCCAGACCGTGTTCCACTCCTTCACTTCGGTGAGACCCATGGAGTGGGTGAGCGTCGCCTGCGGGTCGAAGTCGATGACGAGGACGCGGTAGCCGTCGAGCGCGGCAGCATTGGCGAAGTGCTGCGCGACCACCGTCTTGCCGACGCCGCCCTTGAAGTTGGAGACCGCGACGCGCATCGCCCGGCCGCCAGGCCGCTCCGGCAGCAGCGACTTGCCGCGCAGGCGGACCCGGCGGCGAAGCTCGTTGATCTCGTCGAGCGTGAACCAGCGCTGGCGCCCGTCGTCCTCGACGTGGCCCTGGGGGAGGGAGGGGTCGTCGGCCAGCTTCTTGCGCAGCGTGTCCGCCGCGATATCGAACATGAAGGTGGAGATTTCCCAGATCGAGAACGGCCGGAGCGACTTGGTCTCGGAAGGAGAGAACGTCGCCTTGCGCACCGCGGACTGCTGCGCGAGGCTCCGCTCGTTCATCGTGAGGAGGTCGGTATGGTCCCTCATCCGGCGTCTCGCATGTTCGGCCATCCCGCTCCGATTAGCGGGGCTTCGGGCGAGGCGCAAAATCTGTATCGGGTGTTCATTGAGGGTCCGAAGAACGTGGACGTTCGAGTCTGTGGCCTGTCGACGCAAAGCTTGATGACACCGCAGGAAGCTCCGTCCGAACTGGGGTGGCAGGTGGGCGTCGGAGTTGGACTCAGATGCATCATCGGACATTATCCTTAATGCCCGCTTAAATCGTCCCGGCTTTTTGCAGCGGTCCCTCAGAATCCCGCAAGTGCGGATCGGCGACGGAATAACGCGATTGCCGGCTGTCTTGACGGCCGGAGAGGGGAGGGCCGTGCCGTCCGTGGCCGGCCCGCGGAGGCACACCCGGGCGGTGGTCAGACCGCGCGGTCGAGCACCTCGACGGAGAGGATCGTCGGCAGGTGACGGGCGACCTCGCTCCAGCTCTCGCCGGCGTCGCCGCTGAAGAAGACCGAACCGCTGTTGGTGCCGAAGTAGACGCCCGCGGGCTCGCGCCGGTCTCCCGCCATCGCCTGCCGCAGGACGGTGAAGTAGCAGGACGTCTGCGGCAGCCCCTCGCGCATGCCCTGCCAGGTCCGGCCGCCGTCGCGCGAGCGCCAGACCGCAGCCGCGGCGTCCGGCGGGAAGCGGCCGGCCATGTCGCCGTTCAGCGGGATGGTCCAGATCGTGTCGGCGTCGCGCGGGTGGACCCGGATCGGGAAGCCGAACGTCGAGGGGAGGCCGTCGGTGATGTCGTCCCAGCTCCGGCCGCCGTCGCCCGATCGCCAGACGCCGCAGTGGTTCTGCTGGTAGAGGACGTCCGCATCGCCCGACGCGCGCACCATGTTGTGGACGCAGTGGCCGGTCTCGCCGTCGCGCGGGCCGGCCGGGTGGGTATGCGTCGAGGCGCCCTGTGCGTTGGAGAGGCGGTTGCGCCGCTCCCAGGTGGCGCCGCCGTCCTCCGTGGCGAAGACGCCGGCCGCGGAGATGCCGATCCACATCGTCCCCGGGTCGGTCGGATGCGGCACGATGGTGTGGAGGACCAGTCCGGCGCCGCCGGGTGACCAGCTCTCGCGGGACGGATGGTTGGCGAGGCCCTCCACCTTCCGCCACGTCTCGCCGCCGTCGCCGCTGGTCAGAAGCTCGGCGGGCTTGGTCCCGGCGTAGAGCGTCCCGTTGGCGAAGCACAGGCTCCAGATCTGCGAGAAGCTGTCGCCGTAGGGGAGGGGCTCGGCGGTCCAGCCGATCATCTCGGCGAACGACGGGTCGTTCGCCGCCCAGTCGTCCATCATGCCCTTGGTGAGGCGGGCGAGGGTCCACGACTTGCCCCCGTCGGTCGAGCGCCAGACGCCGGCCCCGTGGAAGTCCCCGCCGCCGCCGGCCCAGATCGTCCCGGTGGCCGGATCGCCGACGACGTGATTGATGCTCCACCCGTCGCAGTAGGGCCCGTGGACGGTCCACCCCTCGCGATGTTCGTCGCCGGCAACGAGGAAGGTGCCCTTCGTGGTTCCGACGAGGACCGTTACGCCATCTGCCGCCATATAAGGCCTGCTTATTTTGCGGGCGACGCGGCGCCCTTGTCCGCGCGACACTACGCGACCGACGCGCGCAATGCACCCCGGCCTTCGGGCCGGCGTCGGATACGAGACGTCGTCCGGAACGATAAGTTCCGCCTACAGGCGATCACAATCGTGGAGGGGAGGGCAGCAGGTCCGGCCGCCATGCGCCGCGCCCGGACGCGCGCGGGCGGCAGGGGTGGGGCGGGGGGCGCTGAGCCCCCGCCCGACGGCTCACTTCTGGCCGGCGAGCGCGCCTTCGCGCTGCTTGATCATCATGAAGGTGTCGAACGTGTACTCGGACACCTGCTGCCAGAGGTAGGTCTGCGCCTGGAAGCCCATCATCGAGTCGTAGATCTTCTTGAACGCCGGGTCGTTCGCGTTGATCTCCGCATAGACCTCCTGGGAGGCGGCAAAGGTGGCCTGCATCACGTCCTGCGGGAACGGACGCGGCTGCGCACCCTGCTGCACCAGACGCTGCAGCGCCTGCGGGTTCTTGAAGTCGTACTCGGCGAGCATCTCGATCGTCGCCGCGCGGCAGGCGGTCTCGAGCAGGCTCTTGTAGATGTCCGGAAGCTGGTTCCAGCTCTCGGTGTTGACGAACGAGTTGAGGACGAGGTTTCCCTCCCACCAGCCGGGATAGTAGTAGTACGGCGCCACCTGGTAGAAGCCGAGCTTCTCGTCGTCGTAGGGGCCGATCCACTCCGCCGCGTCGATCGTGCCGCGCTCGAGCGCCGGGTAGATGTCGCCGCCCGCGATCTGCTGCGGCACGACGCCGAGCTTCTCCATGACACGCCCGGCGAGGCCGGCGATGCGCATCTTCAGGCCGTTCAGGTCCGCGACGGAGTTGATCTCCTTGCTGAACCAGCCGCCCATCTGCGCGCCGGTGTTGCCGGTCGGCAGGTAGTGCAGGCCCTGCGTGTTGTAGAACTCGTTCAGAAGGTCGATGCCGCCGCCGTAGTAGAGCCAGGCGAACATGCCGCGCGCGTTGAGGCCGAACGGCACCACCGCGCCGAGCGCCCAGGTCGGGCTCTTGCCGACGTAGTAGTACGCCGCCGTGTGGCACATCTCGACGGTGCCGCTGGAGACGGCGTCCGCGGCCTGCAGGCCCGGAACGATCTCGCCGGCGGCGTAGACCTGGATGTCGAACGCGCCGTCGGTCGCCTCGCGCACGTACTTCGCGACGTCCTCGGCACCGCCGTAGATGGTGTCGAGCGACTTCGGGAACGACGAGGTGCACCGCCAGCGCACCTGCGGCGCCGACTGGGCGATGGCGGGAGCGGCGAGGGTGACGCCGGCCGCGCCGGCACCCGCGCCAGTAAGGAACTTACGCCGATCCATGGGATCCTCCTTTGAGATTTAGGGACGTTCGGTTGACCCCGAAGGGGCTCCGAAATTGATGGGCGGCAGGCCGAGCTGTGGCGCTTGCGCGGGACTCGGAGTGCCGCCGGTGTTCTGTCCGGTGGACGGGGCCGGCGGCTGCGGCGCGGCCGGCGCGGCGGGCTGCGCCGGTGCGGGCGAGCCGGTGCCGAAGTTGAGCGGCGGCAGGCCGAGCGACTGCGCCCCGCCCTGGGCCGGAGCCTGTCCGGACGGCGCCTGTCCCGAGGGCGCGGGAGTCGCCGGAGCCGCCGGCTGGGCATTGCCGCCGGACGGGGCGGCCCCGCCGGACGGTCCGAAGAGCGGCGGCAGGCCGAGTTGCGGGGCCGCGGGGGTGGGCGAAGCAGGGGCCGCTGCCGGGGCGTTAGAGCCGCCGCCGCCGAACGTGATCGGCGGAAGGCCCATCGACGGTGCGCTCGTTCCCGGCGCCGTCGACGCGGGCGCCGACGCGCCCGACTGGGGGGCGCCGAAGAGCGGCGGCAGCCCGAGCCCTGGCGCGCCGTTCGCCGGGGCGGTCGTGCCGCCCGTGGAAGGCGTCGTCACAGGCGCCGGCGGGGCCGGACGGCGCGTCGCGTGCTGCACCAGCGACGGCACCATGATCACCAGCAGGATCATCAGGAACTGGATCACGATGAAGGGCAGGACGCCGCGGTAGATCGAGGCCGTGCGGATCGCGGCCAGCGTGCGGCCGGTCACCGGGTCGGTCGTGTCCTGCGAGGAGGCGACGGACCGCAGGTAGAACAGCGAGAAGCCGAACGGCGGCGTCAGGAACGAGGTCTGCAGGTTGATGCCGAGGATGACGCCGAACCAGACGAGGTCGATCCCCAGCTTCGCCGCCACCGGCGCCAGCAGCGGCACCAGGATGAACGCGATCTCGAAGAAGTCGAGGAAGCAGCCGAGGATGAAGATCACCACCGTGACGGTGACGAGGAAGCCCGTCTGTCCACCCGGGAGCGCCAGCAGCAGCTCCTCCAGCCAGATGTTGCCGTTCACCCCGTAGAAGGTGAGGCTGAAGACGCGCGCGCCGACCAGGATGAACATCACGAAGGCCGACAGCGTCGCCGTCGCCTCCACCGCCGAGCGGAGCGTGGCGAAATCGAGCCGGCGCTTCGCGAACGCTAGGACCAGCGCGCCGACCGCGCCCATCGCGCCGCCTTCCGTCGGCGTCGCGATGCCGAGGAAGATCGTGCCGAGCACCAGGAAGATGAGCGCCAGCGGCGGGATCAGCACGATGACGACCCGCTCGGCGAGATAGGACAGGATCTTCAGCTTGAAGACGCCGTTCACGACCGCCGCCAGGTAGGCGACGATGACGGCCGTCGCCGCCGACGCCACGACGGCGGTCGCCGAGACCATGTGCGCGTAGATCGTGTGGCGGGTGACGAAGTAGAGCCCGACGGCGATCGCGAGGAGGACGACGAGCGAGAGGATCCCCTTGCCGAGCGTGCGGTCCTCCACCGGGAGCGCCGGGACCAGCGACGGCCGCACGAGCGTCAGCACGAAGATGTAGGCGCAGTAGAGGCCCACGATCACCAGCGCCGGCCACAGCGCGCCGAGATACATGTCGCCGACCGACACCCCGAGCTGGTCGGCCATCACGATGAGGACGAGCGACGGCGGGACGATCTGCGCCAGCGTGCCGGCCGCGGTGATCGAGCCCGTCGCCACCGACTGGGAGTAGCCGTAGCGCTGCATGATCGGCAGCGAGATGAGGCCCATCGCGATCACCGACGCGGCGACCACGCCGGTCGTCGCCGCCAGCAGCGCGCCGACGATCAGGACCGCGTAGGCGAGACCGCCGCGGATCGGGCCGAACAGCTGGCCGATGGTGTCGAGGAGGTCCTCGGCCATCCGCGACCGCTCCAGGATCAACCCCATGAAGGTGAAGAACGGGATCGCGAGCAGCGTGTCGTTCGACATGATGCCGAAGACGCGCTCGGGCTGGGCGTTGAGGAGCGGCCAGAAGAGGTTGATCTGCGACGGCGCGATCTCGGACAGGCCGACGCCGACGACGAAGTAGAACAGGCCGCCCGCGGCAAGCGTCAGGGCGACGGGGTAGCCGAGAAGCAGCAGCCCCATCACCGAGATGAACATGATGGGGGCGAGGTTATGCGCGATGAGGTCGAGCATCTAGCGGATCCCGACCCGGTGGGCGTCCTCGGCGAGGCGCGCCTCCTCCGCCGCCGTCGGCGGGAGGTCGCGCGGCGGGTGCGCGTCCCGCAGCGGTATGTGCCCCGTCACCTCGGCGAGGCGCTTGATGATCTCCGAGACGCCCTGCACCACGAAGAGCGCGAAACCCAGCAGGATGAGCCCCTTGGCCGGCCAGAGGATGAGCCCGCCGGCGTTCATCGAGGCCTCGCCGCTGAAGTAGGAGCGCCAGAAGAACGGCCACGACAGCCACGTCATCAGGATCGCGAACGGCATCAGGAACAGGATGTGGCAGACGAGGTCGATCCACGCCCGCGTCATCGGCGAGAGGCGCTGCGTGACGACGTCGATCCGCACGTGCTCGTTGCGCTGCAGCGCCCAGGCGGCGACCAGCATGAACACGGCGCCGAACAGGTACCACTGCAGTTCCAGCCAGGCGTTGGACGAGATGTCGAAGGCCTTGCGCACGATGGCGTTCGCGGCGCTCACGATGACGGCGAGAAGGATCAGCCAGGCGATCACGCGCCCGATGGCAGCGGTGATCCGGTCGATGCCGCGCGACGCGGCCAGAAGAGCGCCCAATTCGAACTCCTCCCCCGCGCCGTCGCGGGGTGAATCTAAGGATGCGCCGCTCCCGTGGCGGAAGTCCGACGCTCCGGTGGCGACGGGCTTCCAAGCCCTAAGGCACGGAACGGTAACGAAGTTTCATTCGCCAACGGATTAATGCATTGCGCGCTATTTGGAAATGGTTCGTTTAAATGAACGACCACCCACTGGACGCGACGACATGCGCGAGGCGGTGCCGGCACCCTCGCGCCAACACCCCCGAATCGCGTCCGGATCCGGAGGGAGCACGGCCCGGCGCCCCGTTCGCCGACACGAACGGCGGCCCCGGTTTCGACGCGTCCGGCACCGGTCCGGAACGGTCGAGGCGCGGCATGGTGTCCTGACCCTGCGTTTAATGCCCGGCTCGGCTTATGGACGCGCACGCCCTCGCCGGGCGCCTCGCCCGGGGCCGGACGCACGCCACCGAAAGGATGTCGGCGGTCCCGACGACGGTCCTCAGCGATCGGCGGTGTTCGGCCGGCGCCAGCGCCTGTCGATCGCGCTCCCGCCAACCGCCCCGGCCACCCCGTCGCCGGGGTCCCGGCGGCCCTGTTGCCCGGCGCCTCCCGTCGGCCGCGCGTCACATTTCGGTGTTGGCCCTCCGCCGGCGGATCGCAGCCCCACATTGTGACCGGCGCCCGGACCGGCCACTGGCACCGGCGATTGAAGCTGGCATCGGGCGCACGTGTGGTATGCTGTTTCGATTCTGGGCTTCGGTCCTCCCGCTCGGAGATGGGTGTTGGAGTTCAAGTTCGGCGACTTCCTCCTCGATGTGGGCTCCGCACGGCTGCGCCACGCGGGGGAGGACGTCAGCGTCGAACCCCAGGTTCTGGACCTCCTCACCCTGTTCGCCCGCAACCCCGGCGAGGTGATCACCCGCGAGCGCATGCTGGCCGAGCTGTGCCGCGACGGGACGGCCACCGACGCCGCCCTCGCCGCCGCCATCAAGGCCGCTCGGCAGGCGCTCGGTGACGACGCCGGCCGGCAGAGCGTGATCGAGACCGTCCGCGGCCAGGGCTTCCGGCTGCGCCTTCCGGTCGGAGCGGCGGCCGACGAGGCGCCCGCGCCACAGCAGGACGGTCCGTCGATCGCCGTGCTCCCGTTCGCGCGGCTCGGCGAATCCGACCGCTACCCCGGCCTCGAGGAGGCGATCCCGCACGAGGTGCTCGTCGCCCTGTCGCGGCTGCGCTGGCTCCTCGTGATCGCCCGAAACTCGTCGTTCCAGTTCCATGGCGACCGGGACATGCGCGAGATCGGCCGCGCCCTCGGCGTCGGCTACGCCGTCACCGGCATCGTCGAGGTGTTCGGGCCGTCGATCACCATCGGCGCGACGCTCGCCGACTGCGCCACCGGCGGCATCGTCTGGGCAGACCGGTTCAGCGGCCGGATCGACGACCTGATGCAGCTCCGGGCCGAGATCGTCGCCGGCGTCACCGGCGCGATCGACACCGACCTCCCGCTCCACGAGGCCCGCCGCGCCCTGGCGCGCGCGCCGGAGGATCTCGACGCCTGGCAGCTCTTCCACCTCGGCCTCAAGTCGGTGCACCAGTACACCGCCGTCGACAACGCCGCCGCGGAAGCCTACTTCCGCCGCGCGGTCGAACTGCAGCCGACCTTCGCCCGCGCCCACGCCGGCCTCTCCTTCGCGACGTTCCAGAACGCCTTCATGGGCTACGTCTCCGACCGGCGCGGAGCGATCGAGGCGGCGCACCGCCAGGCGGAGACCGGCATCTCCCTCGACCCGATGGACCCCTTCGCCAACTTCGTGCTCGGCCGGAGCCTCTGGCTGCAGAAGGACCTCGACGGAGCGGTGACGTGGCTGGAGCGAGCCGTCTCCATCAATCCCAACTACGCGCAGGGGATCTACACCCGCGCCCTGATCGACACGCTGAGCGGGCGCTCGCTCTTCGGCACGGAGGGCGCCGACCAGGCGATGCGCCTCAGCCCCCTCGACCCGCTCCTCTACGGGATGCGCGGTGTGAAGGCGCTCGCCGGCATCTCCCGCGGCGACTACGTGGCGGCAGCGGACTGGGCCGGCGCCGCCGCGCGCACCCCCCGCGCGCACGTCATCATCGACCTCATCGCCGCCGTCGCGCACCACCTGTCGGACGACCGGCCGAACGCGCTGCACTGGGCGAGCGTCGCCCGCGAGCGCAAACCGGACGTCACCGCCGAGCTCTTCTTCGACGGCCTGCCCATCGCCGACCCGCCGCTCCGGGCACAGGTCGCCGCCAGCCTCGCCGATCTCGGCTTCGGGGCGACGTCCGACGTGGACCGCCCGGCCTCGCCGCGGCCCGCCCTCCCGACCGCGACCGCGAGGATCCCGCCCGCCGGCACCGATCCGGCGCCGAGGGAACGCTTCGCGCTGGAGACGCTTGGCGCCTTCCGGGTCCGCGGCGAGGCGGGGGCCGTCGCGCTGCCCCGCTCGCGCAAGACGCTGGCACTCCTCGCCTACCTCGCCGTGACGGGCAAGCCGCAGCGGCGCGAGCGGCTGTGCGAGATGCTGTGGGAGCGGCCGGACGATCCGCGCGGCGCCCTGCGCTGGAGCCTCTCCAAGATCCGCCGCATCATCGCCGCGGGCCCCGCCGACCTCGTCGCCGAGCGGGACACGATCCACCTCGACACCGGCGCCGTCGACGTCGACTACCGGCGCGTTGCCGGTCTCCATCCCGACGCCGTGCGCGAGATGGCGGACGACCGGATCGAGGAGATCGTCGCGCTCTACCGCGGCGGCTTCCTCGAGGACCTCAGCCTCGGCGACTGCCCCGATTTCGAGGCCTGGCGCATCGCGGTGTCCGACGAGACCGACCTCGTCCTGCGCGCGGCGCTGCGCGAGCTTGTCGCCCGTTTCGCCGAGACCGACCCGGCGCGCGCCCTGCAACACGCCCACGCGCTGCGCCGGCTGGAGCCGGCCGACCGCGCCCTCGGCGCCACCGTCGAGGCCCTGAGAGCCGCCGCCAACCGCGCCTGACGGCACCCGGCGACCGCGTCCGTCGCCCCGCGAGGGCGATCCTCGATGCGCGAATTTTCCACGCTTCGTTCCACGCCCCTCACCACGTTCCGTCTTCGATACGACGGTATGGTCGATCCCGATTGGTCACCGGGCATAAGATCGGGGGTGGCAACATGACTTTAGGGAGGTCAAACCTATGCCGACGGAA encodes:
- a CDS encoding AAA family ATPase, whose protein sequence is MRDHTDLLTMNERSLAQQSAVRKATFSPSETKSLRPFSIWEISTFMFDIAADTLRKKLADDPSLPQGHVEDDGRQRWFTLDEINELRRRVRLRGKSLLPERPGGRAMRVAVSNFKGGVGKTVVAQHFANAAALDGYRVLVIDFDPQATLTHSMGLTEVKEWNTVWGIMCRDLCREADRIAASFDDPDDCPYPASDELPESVQSIGAQRFQDFIQKTCWPTIDIIPSCANAAFVEFASAQYRSLHKAWSFFGCVARYLDELPDDQYDLIIFDCPPAIGYQSLNAAFAADILYIPSGPGYWEYDSTTSYLGQLGDALADIAEGYATLAEDAGIALPKRFADVRLLMTRYESSNPLHSAMMGAFRNVFGADVCANPIEMTRAVEQSGRFQMSVYEQDYRNMTRDTWKRARQSFDRAYAELRETVLTAWRAEASSNRKG
- a CDS encoding TRAP transporter small permease subunit; translated protein: MGALLAASRGIDRITAAIGRVIAWLILLAVIVSAANAIVRKAFDISSNAWLELQWYLFGAVFMLVAAWALQRNEHVRIDVVTQRLSPMTRAWIDLVCHILFLMPFAILMTWLSWPFFWRSYFSGEASMNAGGLILWPAKGLILLGFALFVVQGVSEIIKRLAEVTGHIPLRDAHPPRDLPPTAAEEARLAEDAHRVGIR
- a CDS encoding NADAR family protein: MDYDRAHLETAFKSKSRLKFLYFWGHQPARDGQLTTACFSQWWPAAFEVDGIRYPTAEHWMMAEKARLFGDEPAVRQIHMAASPKQAKQIGRDVRGFDQATWDREKRRIVTEGGLAKFSQNPALGTFLLSTGDRVLVEASPVDRVWGIGLAADDKRAANPLQWRGENLLGFALMCVRDRLRG
- a CDS encoding ParB N-terminal domain-containing protein — encoded protein: MRSGNKFGFGPLEEVTTTKRERSVGPMGAAVREAAESLQETTEAKIEQRRRNAEDAKSWRSAQVEGRVLVTLPLGDIETTDLPRDRLDLDAVAGSDEMEELKSSIRARGQKEPVAVYLDDAGRYQLKQGWRRLTALRQLFAETGDPSFEQIVARVEPGEAGAAANRVTRYIDMVEENVIREDLTFAEMAQVAIAAAADPMVDGDDAEAMVGRLYGSLHKMKRSYIRSFVFLLTELKGSLKWPKELSRNVGVDLARIVKAQPERLDGLQTALAACATPDEQGAAIAAILSSGESERSPRKAAPATRRDKVEFRVGAMRITARDGECRIVTDWDFTDVPRETLERAIQRFEDELGLAIPKSSAA
- a CDS encoding TRAP transporter substrate-binding protein gives rise to the protein MDRRKFLTGAGAGAAGVTLAAPAIAQSAPQVRWRCTSSFPKSLDTIYGGAEDVAKYVREATDGAFDIQVYAAGEIVPGLQAADAVSSGTVEMCHTAAYYYVGKSPTWALGAVVPFGLNARGMFAWLYYGGGIDLLNEFYNTQGLHYLPTGNTGAQMGGWFSKEINSVADLNGLKMRIAGLAGRVMEKLGVVPQQIAGGDIYPALERGTIDAAEWIGPYDDEKLGFYQVAPYYYYPGWWEGNLVLNSFVNTESWNQLPDIYKSLLETACRAATIEMLAEYDFKNPQALQRLVQQGAQPRPFPQDVMQATFAASQEVYAEINANDPAFKKIYDSMMGFQAQTYLWQQVSEYTFDTFMMIKQREGALAGQK
- a CDS encoding WD40/YVTN/BNR-like repeat-containing protein — translated: MAADGVTVLVGTTKGTFLVAGDEHREGWTVHGPYCDGWSINHVVGDPATGTIWAGGGGDFHGAGVWRSTDGGKSWTLARLTKGMMDDWAANDPSFAEMIGWTAEPLPYGDSFSQIWSLCFANGTLYAGTKPAELLTSGDGGETWRKVEGLANHPSRESWSPGGAGLVLHTIVPHPTDPGTMWIGISAAGVFATEDGGATWERRNRLSNAQGASTHTHPAGPRDGETGHCVHNMVRASGDADVLYQQNHCGVWRSGDGGRSWDDITDGLPSTFGFPIRVHPRDADTIWTIPLNGDMAGRFPPDAAAAVWRSRDGGRTWQGMREGLPQTSCYFTVLRQAMAGDRREPAGVYFGTNSGSVFFSGDAGESWSEVARHLPTILSVEVLDRAV
- a CDS encoding winged helix-turn-helix domain-containing protein, which translates into the protein MEFKFGDFLLDVGSARLRHAGEDVSVEPQVLDLLTLFARNPGEVITRERMLAELCRDGTATDAALAAAIKAARQALGDDAGRQSVIETVRGQGFRLRLPVGAAADEAPAPQQDGPSIAVLPFARLGESDRYPGLEEAIPHEVLVALSRLRWLLVIARNSSFQFHGDRDMREIGRALGVGYAVTGIVEVFGPSITIGATLADCATGGIVWADRFSGRIDDLMQLRAEIVAGVTGAIDTDLPLHEARRALARAPEDLDAWQLFHLGLKSVHQYTAVDNAAAEAYFRRAVELQPTFARAHAGLSFATFQNAFMGYVSDRRGAIEAAHRQAETGISLDPMDPFANFVLGRSLWLQKDLDGAVTWLERAVSINPNYAQGIYTRALIDTLSGRSLFGTEGADQAMRLSPLDPLLYGMRGVKALAGISRGDYVAAADWAGAAARTPRAHVIIDLIAAVAHHLSDDRPNALHWASVARERKPDVTAELFFDGLPIADPPLRAQVAASLADLGFGATSDVDRPASPRPALPTATARIPPAGTDPAPRERFALETLGAFRVRGEAGAVALPRSRKTLALLAYLAVTGKPQRRERLCEMLWERPDDPRGALRWSLSKIRRIIAAGPADLVAERDTIHLDTGAVDVDYRRVAGLHPDAVREMADDRIEEIVALYRGGFLEDLSLGDCPDFEAWRIAVSDETDLVLRAALRELVARFAETDPARALQHAHALRRLEPADRALGATVEALRAAANRA